TGATTAAATAGAGCAATTCGCCGATACATTAAATCCCCGATCTGAGTGACCATTTCCCGCTCGAAATCCGTGCCATTTTCTAATTGTTTAGCCAGGAGTTGCCAGTTAGATTGCATCAAAGCGATCGCCCGACGATGACGGCCCAATTCCCTAGGGCTGCCAGTTTTGATATAATCCCGTCTTCCCGATTCGGCCACCGCCATGTTAGCGTAAAGATTAGCGAGATTATCGATGATCTCGTAGGTAACTTCCACCTCAGCAGCGCGCTGACGCAGGGCGAGGGTATTGCGATAGGAAACTAGGCTAATAGTTCCCATCAATAAGACAGTTAGCCCGAAACCTCCCGCGATCCATTTTCCTTGTTTGAGCCAATTCATCAGCAGTTAACTGACACTATTTCCAGCTTACTCTATCTAAATGGAGCAAGAGGACTCCCGTTAAATTTCTCCTTAATTAAAAATATACCAGAAATTAACGGGAGATGAATTGCCCCCAGAATCTAAACTAACGCGACAGTGTTTCCTAATAAGGAAAGGCTTGATTCTCAAGGTATGTATGAGCTTGACATATTTAAGCGGTAAGTGTTATACTGAAAAGATAGCACAGATGGGATCAGGCTGATGTTAAATGTTTTAAAAGTGAGAATATACCCAAACAAAAAACAGGAACTAGCCTTAGCTAAAAACTTTGGTTGCGTCCGTTTTGTTTGGAATTACTACTTAAATAAAACTAACAATCAGTACCTAGAGACTGGTAAAGGAATGACCTACTGTGACATGGCAAAAGACCTTACCCAACTCAAGAAACAACTGGATTTTGAATGGTTAGCTGAGGCTACTGCTGCTACCTTGCAGCAATCATTGAAAAACTTAGAATCTGCTTTTAAGAACTTCTTCTCAAAAAGAACAAAATTCCCTAAATTTAAAAGTAAGCACAAAAAACAATCAATCCGTTATCCTGAAAGTTGTTCAATTAGAAATAAGGGAATTAAGCTACCTAAATTAGGGGTTGTAAAAGCTAAGATTTCTCAAGTAATAAATGGTAAGATTAAATCCGTAACTGTTTCTAAAACCAGTACAGATAAATATTTTGCTGCCATCTTGTTTGAGATGGATGACTCAACAACCATTGAAAAACTAAAAATATCAGGGATAGACCTAGGTTTATCTTCTTTAGTTACGGTTTTTGATGGTGAAACAACCTACAAGATTGACCCAATCAAACCTACCAGAAAATATGCTAAACGTTTAAAGCGGAGACAACAAGCATTGTCTCGTAAAGCCAAGGGGTCTAATAATCGCCAAAAAGCCATTAAGGAGGTAGCCAAGGTTCACGAAAAGATAGCAAATACTAGACAGGATTTTCTTCATAAACTCTCCAGAAAGTTATGCGATGAAAACCAAATCGTTGTAGCCGAGAATCTGAATATTAAAGGGTTAGCAAGGACTAAATTAGCCAAATCAATACATGACGCTGGTTTTGGTATGTTGCTTAATTTCTTGGATTACAAGCTAGAAAGAGAGGGAGGAAAACTTGTAGAAGTTGACAGGTTTTATCCGAGTACAAAGCTCTGTTCTTGCTGTGGATTTAAAAATGATTTGTTGACTCTCAGTATTCGTGAATGGATTTGTCCAGAATGTAAGACGCAGCACGATAGAGATGAAAACGCCGCCAAGAATTTAAGGGAAGAAGGTATGAGAATACTGTCAACAAATACCGATGGACAGTCGGAATTTCAAGCTTGGGGAGAAACTGTAAGACTCGTTGGTACTTGTACCGAAAAGCGGGTTTCTGTGAATCAAGAATCCCCTGTCACAGCGTCAGCTTAACGGCGGGAGTGTCAACTCTAGACCATGCGAATTTTAGTAGTAGAAGATGATATGCAACTAGCCGAGATTTTGCGAGAGGCATTGAGCGAGCGACAATACGTTGTCGATGTGGCTAGAGACGGAGAAGA
This portion of the Microcystis aeruginosa NIES-2549 genome encodes:
- a CDS encoding RNA-guided endonuclease InsQ/TnpB family protein; translation: MLNVLKVRIYPNKKQELALAKNFGCVRFVWNYYLNKTNNQYLETGKGMTYCDMAKDLTQLKKQLDFEWLAEATAATLQQSLKNLESAFKNFFSKRTKFPKFKSKHKKQSIRYPESCSIRNKGIKLPKLGVVKAKISQVINGKIKSVTVSKTSTDKYFAAILFEMDDSTTIEKLKISGIDLGLSSLVTVFDGETTYKIDPIKPTRKYAKRLKRRQQALSRKAKGSNNRQKAIKEVAKVHEKIANTRQDFLHKLSRKLCDENQIVVAENLNIKGLARTKLAKSIHDAGFGMLLNFLDYKLEREGGKLVEVDRFYPSTKLCSCCGFKNDLLTLSIREWICPECKTQHDRDENAAKNLREEGMRILSTNTDGQSEFQAWGETVRLVGTCTEKRVSVNQESPVTASA